From one Candidatus Neptunochlamydia vexilliferae genomic stretch:
- a CDS encoding DUF2442 domain-containing protein translates to MLKHKFNIKSFESFELLGEFIIEIRYQDGKIQMIDFGQIRHEGWWHEGWWKELEDPEYFKKVKINEIENLEWPHGQDFKPEHLYYWEKYRQDYM, encoded by the coding sequence ATGCTTAAGCATAAGTTTAATATTAAATCATTTGAATCATTTGAACTTCTTGGGGAATTTATTATCGAAATCCGGTACCAAGATGGAAAAATCCAGATGATAGATTTTGGGCAGATCAGACATGAAGGTTGGTGGCATGAAGGTTGGTGGAAGGAACTGGAAGACCCTGAATACTTTAAAAAGGTCAAAATCAATGAAATTGAGAATTTAGAGTGGCCTCATGGTCAGGACTTCAAGCCTGAGCACCTGTATTACTGGGAAAAATATCGTCAAGATTACATGTAG
- a CDS encoding tetratricopeptide repeat protein, giving the protein MNKLITKLLPVVLFPSILLAGIFDWFFSDEQMVTQFECPHRCGEWGSEGMQKVEWQAVLALWELDRLSYACQNIPFSYALPISLDDPWYRALCDGWIRLSGGSFTTYFGGDDEGPVMYWGIKHGENEKGNYEGATFWVEYYPFSTEKNEYDYEDFEVRSLKTIKRLNTCIFSSLIDNWRFYWNENHGVELDSLDGDIKKLKKQISIKEDPPLTSERGRQALVNLKTGLQKKESKFNMVVMEGQRIDTLFERHMPLVAARLDAMMEAYSDIQDQCITQHNAPMAYLNRARCFFDQGDNMSCIADIKKLLEITPPELLNEKIVLEAQLRQGRAECELDLFDDAIATLSTCIANHPRHKEAHIERAIAYFEKGDFHAALQDYAEARIDLSYIPDDFKGDLEFFGGVVKGITLGATEALVDFGPALLSSAQGLSHGLWAFTTNPKEASTAMLYACKNALEFIQTSGCYGTLKILFPEMGELLDKGKLLSYTRQGELIGQLIGRYGVDFLLFAGAGKALKAYRGLRRANATLSLEKMTLAMQKGGAVTTHYEMWWKKAAPMLEELKATKPANLGRKLNNQVFKGQALSETQVRKVLHHLGYRTPPRPKKIPRDVVAKFSKKGGGIRYVKPGTTENQAIYIRVMPGNPKSPNLVQRKPYVIQRYGKKALSRDGRLVEMESNKKIIHIPLEEYEFKGW; this is encoded by the coding sequence ATGAATAAATTGATTACAAAGCTCTTACCTGTGGTTCTTTTTCCTAGCATTCTGTTAGCGGGGATTTTTGACTGGTTTTTTTCAGATGAGCAAATGGTTACCCAATTTGAGTGTCCCCATAGGTGTGGTGAATGGGGCTCTGAAGGGATGCAGAAAGTTGAATGGCAAGCGGTTCTTGCCCTTTGGGAGTTGGACCGCTTGAGCTATGCCTGCCAAAACATTCCGTTTTCTTATGCTCTACCGATCAGTTTGGATGATCCTTGGTATCGGGCTCTGTGTGATGGATGGATTAGACTGTCTGGAGGAAGCTTTACAACCTACTTTGGTGGAGATGATGAGGGGCCGGTCATGTATTGGGGCATCAAACATGGTGAAAACGAAAAGGGGAATTATGAAGGGGCAACCTTTTGGGTGGAGTATTATCCTTTTTCGACTGAAAAGAATGAATACGACTACGAAGATTTCGAAGTCCGATCCTTAAAAACCATCAAAAGGTTGAATACTTGTATTTTTTCAAGTTTGATTGATAACTGGAGGTTTTACTGGAATGAGAACCATGGAGTAGAACTTGATTCGTTAGATGGGGATATAAAAAAGTTAAAAAAGCAAATCAGTATAAAAGAAGATCCCCCTCTTACAAGTGAGCGGGGGAGGCAGGCTTTAGTAAACCTCAAAACAGGCCTTCAAAAAAAAGAATCGAAGTTCAATATGGTTGTTATGGAAGGTCAAAGAATTGACACCTTATTTGAACGTCATATGCCCCTAGTCGCAGCTAGACTCGATGCGATGATGGAAGCCTATTCTGACATCCAAGATCAATGCATTACTCAGCATAATGCTCCAATGGCTTATCTCAACCGGGCGCGATGCTTCTTCGACCAGGGCGATAATATGAGTTGTATCGCAGACATTAAGAAACTGCTTGAAATAACTCCTCCCGAACTTTTAAATGAAAAAATCGTTTTAGAAGCCCAACTTAGACAAGGGCGAGCGGAGTGTGAGTTAGATCTTTTTGATGATGCTATTGCAACACTTTCGACCTGCATTGCCAATCATCCCCGTCATAAAGAAGCCCATATCGAGCGTGCAATTGCTTACTTTGAAAAGGGAGACTTTCATGCGGCGCTTCAAGACTATGCCGAAGCAAGAATAGACCTTAGCTACATACCTGATGATTTTAAAGGTGACTTAGAGTTTTTTGGAGGGGTGGTTAAAGGGATTACCTTAGGAGCAACTGAAGCCCTTGTTGACTTTGGTCCTGCCCTACTTTCCAGCGCGCAAGGACTGAGTCATGGTCTTTGGGCATTTACAACAAACCCAAAAGAGGCCTCAACTGCGATGCTTTATGCATGCAAAAATGCCTTAGAGTTCATACAGACAAGTGGATGCTATGGTACGCTAAAAATTCTCTTCCCCGAAATGGGAGAGCTATTGGACAAAGGAAAGCTTCTTTCCTACACCCGTCAAGGAGAGCTCATTGGCCAGCTAATTGGACGTTATGGAGTAGACTTCCTCCTTTTTGCAGGGGCAGGTAAGGCGCTAAAAGCCTACCGAGGTCTAAGAAGAGCCAATGCGACCCTTTCGCTAGAAAAGATGACCCTCGCCATGCAAAAAGGGGGAGCTGTTACAACCCATTATGAAATGTGGTGGAAAAAAGCAGCTCCTATGCTCGAAGAGCTTAAAGCAACAAAGCCGGCGAACCTTGGAAGAAAGCTAAATAATCAGGTCTTTAAAGGGCAGGCTCTGTCAGAAACACAAGTGAGAAAGGTCCTTCATCACTTAGGTTATCGAACGCCTCCTCGACCGAAAAAAATCCCTCGAGATGTCGTTGCAAAGTTTTCGAAAAAGGGTGGAGGAATCCGGTATGTTAAACCTGGGACCACAGAAAACCAAGCAATTTATATCCGTGTTATGCCAGGAAATCCCAAGAGTCCTAACCTTGTCCAAAGAAAACCCTATGTTATTCAGAGGTATGGTAAAAAGGCTCTCTCTAGAGATGGACGTCTAGTAGAGATGGAATCGAATAAAAAGATTATTCATATTCCTTTAGAGGAATATGAATTTAAAGGGTGGTAG
- a CDS encoding VIT1/CCC1 transporter family protein, with protein sequence MNEKSHNHFEGKDAIEHLKAAREKGARATSEVHGAETPGYITAAADSIKETAIILLGIGILLSAFGFSPSRAVWVLGFFSCGWLFWRVGRSALLGWARLERLHRLIEQERWEIEHHRAQEKEELTAMYQQKGLTGKLLDQVIEVLMADDNRLLRVMLEEELGLTLESYEHPLKQAVGAGVGVLIAALTIGVGFFFGGFVTAAIFSGLIFAVATLVASKLEGNELIKSVVWNLAVGILAIGTIHFLARWTAHALHL encoded by the coding sequence ATGAACGAGAAAAGCCATAACCATTTTGAGGGAAAAGATGCTATCGAACATCTAAAGGCGGCACGGGAAAAGGGGGCGCGGGCGACCTCGGAGGTCCATGGCGCTGAAACTCCCGGCTACATCACTGCCGCTGCAGATAGTATTAAGGAAACGGCCATTATCCTCCTTGGCATCGGAATTTTACTAAGTGCTTTTGGGTTTTCCCCTTCAAGAGCGGTTTGGGTTCTCGGTTTTTTCTCGTGCGGATGGCTTTTCTGGCGCGTTGGACGGAGCGCCCTTTTGGGATGGGCCCGTCTTGAGCGCCTCCACCGCCTGATCGAGCAAGAGCGGTGGGAGATTGAACACCACCGGGCTCAAGAAAAAGAAGAGCTGACCGCGATGTATCAGCAGAAAGGGCTGACCGGCAAACTCCTCGACCAAGTGATCGAGGTGCTGATGGCCGATGACAACCGTCTTTTGCGGGTCATGCTCGAAGAAGAGCTCGGCCTGACCCTGGAGTCTTATGAGCACCCTCTTAAGCAAGCTGTTGGGGCAGGTGTGGGAGTCCTTATCGCTGCTTTAACAATCGGAGTGGGCTTTTTCTTTGGAGGGTTTGTCACAGCCGCTATTTTCTCTGGTCTTATCTTTGCGGTTGCCACCTTGGTTGCAAGCAAACTGGAAGGAAATGAACTCATCAAGTCGGTAGTCTGGAACTTAGCCGTTGGTATTTTAGCGATTGGGACCATCCATTTCTTAGCCCGTTGGACCGCTCATGCCTTACATCTTTGA
- a CDS encoding heavy metal translocating P-type ATPase, which translates to MPYIFDEFFTSGQEESISPFLKKNSRCWAHNLSLKSSLLSAFFLLSAFIASFYRIDLSNLCLLFVYFLAGTPALLGTIEDIKNLEINIDVLMTLAAFLSFMIGSQMEGGLLLVLFAFSGAMEESVSKKAKGALISLNHLSPTTGMVIGAAGALVERSVREINVGDHLLVRAGEVVPLDGNVIDGSSFVNLVHLTGESAPVSKKKGDEVQAGSRNLDGTLTIEVTKTSAESTLSKIIKLINEAQGMKPKLQRFLDKFGKRYALTIIALFFFFALTLPLILSVPFLGVEGSVYRALTFLIAASPCALIIATPTAYLSAISACARKGVLLKGGVTLDAFAACRIVAFDKTGTLTTGELTCTGVEPLGATPILTEEALALASALERHVTHPMAQAICQFADKKKVAPATLSNFQSVPGFGLQAVTEKGETVKIGNEAFISPEKPLDKKEMVTFLKVGEALFRFSFSDALRPQAKETLEALREEGLEVAMLTGDHEESAHKVAKELGIAQVYADLRPEHKLETISKLSAEKHLAMVGDGINDAPALTRASVGISMGKIGSATAVDASDIVLLQDDLTLALWLHRKAKKTLRIVQENLTLALGVICLATTPALLGLIPLWLAVILHEGGTVLVGLNSLRLLKNR; encoded by the coding sequence ATGCCTTACATCTTTGATGAATTTTTCACTTCGGGGCAAGAAGAGAGTATCAGCCCTTTTCTTAAAAAAAATTCCCGCTGCTGGGCCCATAACCTGAGCTTAAAAAGTTCTCTTCTCTCCGCCTTTTTCCTCTTGAGCGCTTTTATCGCTTCTTTTTACCGCATCGATCTTTCTAATCTCTGTTTACTTTTCGTCTACTTTTTAGCGGGAACCCCGGCCCTTTTGGGGACGATTGAAGATATTAAAAACTTAGAGATCAACATCGATGTTTTGATGACCCTTGCTGCCTTTCTTTCTTTTATGATTGGAAGCCAAATGGAGGGAGGGCTCCTCCTTGTCCTCTTTGCCTTTTCGGGGGCGATGGAAGAGTCGGTCTCGAAAAAGGCGAAGGGAGCGCTCATTAGCCTCAACCACCTTTCGCCAACAACAGGGATGGTCATCGGCGCCGCTGGGGCGCTGGTCGAACGGTCGGTCCGAGAGATTAACGTGGGAGACCATCTCCTTGTCCGAGCAGGTGAGGTTGTCCCCCTCGATGGGAATGTGATCGACGGAAGTTCATTTGTCAACCTCGTCCACCTCACGGGAGAGAGTGCCCCCGTCTCCAAGAAAAAGGGGGATGAGGTCCAAGCTGGAAGTCGAAACCTCGATGGAACGTTGACGATTGAAGTGACCAAGACAAGTGCTGAGTCCACCCTTTCAAAAATCATTAAGCTCATCAATGAAGCGCAAGGGATGAAGCCAAAACTCCAACGGTTTTTAGATAAGTTTGGCAAGCGGTACGCCTTGACGATTATTGCCCTTTTCTTCTTTTTTGCCTTAACCCTTCCCCTCATTCTCTCGGTCCCCTTTTTGGGAGTCGAAGGATCGGTTTACCGCGCCCTGACCTTTTTAATTGCGGCCTCTCCTTGCGCTCTTATCATTGCAACTCCGACCGCTTACCTCAGCGCCATTAGCGCCTGCGCCCGTAAAGGGGTTCTCCTCAAGGGTGGAGTCACCCTCGATGCCTTTGCTGCCTGCCGCATTGTTGCCTTTGACAAAACGGGAACCCTCACAACAGGAGAGCTCACCTGCACCGGAGTGGAGCCCCTAGGAGCAACTCCAATTTTGACCGAAGAGGCGCTCGCCCTTGCAAGCGCCCTTGAAAGACATGTCACCCACCCCATGGCGCAGGCAATTTGCCAGTTTGCCGACAAGAAAAAGGTTGCCCCCGCAACACTCTCCAACTTTCAGTCGGTGCCGGGGTTTGGCCTTCAAGCGGTGACCGAAAAAGGGGAAACGGTGAAGATCGGCAATGAGGCCTTCATCTCCCCCGAGAAACCTCTTGATAAAAAGGAGATGGTTACCTTCTTAAAGGTGGGAGAGGCTTTGTTTCGCTTTTCTTTTTCCGATGCCCTCCGCCCACAAGCCAAAGAGACCCTCGAAGCGTTAAGAGAAGAGGGGCTAGAGGTGGCGATGCTCACCGGCGACCATGAAGAAAGTGCCCATAAAGTGGCTAAAGAGCTGGGGATCGCCCAGGTCTATGCCGACCTCCGCCCCGAGCATAAGCTTGAAACGATCTCTAAACTCTCAGCTGAAAAACACCTCGCCATGGTGGGTGATGGGATTAATGATGCCCCGGCACTTACCCGAGCAAGCGTCGGGATCTCGATGGGAAAAATTGGGAGTGCGACCGCTGTCGACGCCTCCGATATCGTCCTTCTTCAAGATGACCTTACCCTGGCCCTTTGGCTCCATCGAAAAGCGAAGAAAACCCTCCGGATCGTCCAAGAAAACCTCACCTTGGCGCTCGGCGTCATCTGCCTCGCAACCACCCCAGCCTTGCTGGGGCTGATTCCCCTCTGGCTCGCTGTCATCTTGCACGAGGGAGGAACCGTTCTTGTTGGGCTGAATAGCCTAAGGCTTCTTAAGAATAGATAG